One Brassica napus cultivar Da-Ae chromosome C2, Da-Ae, whole genome shotgun sequence DNA window includes the following coding sequences:
- the LOC106388091 gene encoding 50S ribosomal protein L33-like: MGDKRKKTFMFIRLVSAAGTGFFYVKRKSSKGLLEKLEFRKYDPRVNRHVLFTEQKMK; this comes from the coding sequence ATGGGGgacaagaggaagaagacgttCATGTTCATCCGTCTGGTCTCAGCTGCTGGAACTGGGTTCTTCTATGTGAAGAGGAAGAGTAGCAAGGGtcttcttgagaagcttgagttCCGCAAGTACGATCCTCGTGTCAACCGCCATGTCCTCTTCACTGAGCAGAAGATGAAGTGA
- the LOC106388089 gene encoding NADH dehydrogenase [ubiquinone] 1 alpha subcomplex subunit 8-B, with product MSSAVDATGNPIPTSAVLTASAKHIGLRCMPENVAFLKCKKNDPNPEKCLDKGRDVTRCVLGLLKDLHQKCQKEMDDYVGCMYYYTNEFDLCRKEQEAFEKVCPLK from the exons ATGTCGAGTGCTGTGGACGCGACGGGGAACCCGATCCCTACTTCTGCGGTATTGACTGCGTCGGCGAAGCACATAGGTCTAAGATGTATGCCGGAGAACGTTGCGTTTCTCAAATGCAAGAAGAACGATCCAAACCCTGAGAAATGTCTCGACAAGGGTCGTGACGTCACTCGCTGTGTCCTTGGCTT GCTGAAGGATCTTCACCAGAAATGCCAAAAGGAGATGGATGACTACGTTGGGTGTATGTATTACTACACAAACGAGTTTGATCTCTGTAGGAAAGAGCAAGAAGCCTTCGAGAAAGTGTGCCCCCTCAAATGA
- the LOC106388092 gene encoding chaperonin 60 subunit alpha 2, chloroplastic, translating into MFAVSPSYFSPSSISPGKKPQLPRKLLVVRAGGKRILYGKDSREALQAGIDKLADAVSVTLGPRGRNVVLAESDTIKVINDGVTIAKSIELPDTIENAGATLIQEVAIKMNESAGDGTTTAIILAREMIKAGSLAIAFGANAVSVKNGMNKTVKELVRVLQMKSVPVKGKSDVKAVASISAGNDEFVGDLIAETVEKIGPDGVISIETSSTSETSVIVEEGMKFDKGYMSPHFITNQEKSTVEFDKAKILVTDQKITSAKELVPLLEKTSQLSVPLLIIAEDISAEVLEILVVNKKQGLINVAVVKCPGMLDGKKALLQDIALMTGADYLAGDLGMSLMGATSDQLGVARKVTVTANSTTIVADPSTKPEIRARIAQMKKDLAETDNSYMTGKIAERIAKLSGGVAVIKVGGHTETELEDRKLRIEDAKNATFAAMREGIVPGGGATYIHLLDEIPRIKKNLMEDLFEQIGADIVATALTAPAMVIATNAGVDGSVVVEKTRELEWRSGYNAMSGRYEDLINAGIADPCKVSRFALQNAVSVAGIVLTTQAVLVEKIKQPKPAVPEVPGIPTS; encoded by the exons ATGTTCGCCGTTTCACCGTCGTACTTTTCGCCGTCATCAATCTCTCCG gggAAAAAACCTCAATTGCCGAGGAAACTCTTGGTGGTGAGGGCAGGAGGTAAGAGGATACTGTACGGTAAAGACAGCAGAGAAGCTCTTCAAGCCGGCATCGATAAACTAGCTGATGCCGTTTCCGTCACCTTGGGCCCTAGAG GGCGTAATGTAGTGTTGGCTGAATCAGATACAATCAAAGTGATTAACGACGGTGTCACCATTGCTAAATCCATTGAGCTACCTGACACGATCGAGAACGCTGGGGCAACACTTATCCAAGAG GTTGCGATTAAAATGAACGAATCAGCGGGTGATGGGACGACCACTGCAATCATTTTGGCTAGAGAGATGATCAAAGCTGGCTCTTTGGCTATTGCTTTTGGGGCTAACGCTGTTTCCGTGAAGAACGGGATGAACAAGACTGTTAAAGAGTTGGTCAGGGTGTTGCAGATGAAAAGTGTTCCTGTCAAAGGGAAGAGCGATGTTAAAG CGGTTGCTTCAATCTCTGCTGGCAACGATGAATTTGTGGGGGATTTGATTGCTGAAACTGTGGAGAAGATTGGCCCTGATGGCGTCATCTCCATTGAAACATCTTCCACTTCAGAAACGTCTGTTATAGTCGAGGAAGGCATGAAG TTTGACAAGGGCTACATGTCGCCTCATTTCATCACAAACCAGGAGAAATCTACAGTGGAATTCGATAAAGCTAAAATCCTTGTGACGGATCAGAAAATCACTTCAGCCAAAGAACTAGTTCCTTTACTGGAGAAGACTTCGCAACTCAGTGTTCCGCTTCTTATAATCGCAGAAGATATCTCTGCGGAAGTGCTCGAGATACTGGTGGTGAATAAGAAGCAAGGTCTGATCAACGTTGCTGTTGTTAAATGTCCTGGAATGTTGGATGGGAAAAAGGCTTTGCTACAAGACATTGCACTCATGACAG GAGCTGATTATCTTGCCGGAGATCTAGGCATGAGTCTAATGGGCGCAACTTCAGATCAGCTGGGTGTTGCTAGGAAAGTAACAGTCACGGCTAACTCAACAACTATAGTCGCAGACCCTTCAACTAAACCGGAGATTCGGGCGAGAATCGCTCAGATGAAGAAGGATCTAGCTGAGACAGATAATTCATATATGACAGGAAAAATTGCAGAGAGAATAGCTAAGCTCTCCGGAGGTGTGGCTGTAATAAAG GTGGGAGGTCACACTGAAACAGAACTTGAGGACAGGAAACTTAGAATAGAAGACGCGAAGAACGCTACGTTTGCAGCCATGAGAGAAGGTATAGTACCTGGTGGTGGTGCGACGTATATCCATCTTTTAGATGAGATCCCTAGAATCAAGAAGAATCTAATGGAAGATTTATTCGAACAAATAGGTGCAGATATAGTAGCAACG GCGCTCACGGCACCTGCAATGGTCATAGCAACCAACGCTGGTGTTGATGGATCAGTTGTGGTAGAGAAAACGAGAGAACTCGAGTGGAGAAGCGGTTACAACGCAATGTCTGGGAGATATGAGGATCTTATTAACGCTGGAATTGCAGATCCTTGCAAGGTTTCAAGATTCGCTCTTCAAAACGCGGTTTCTGTTGCCGGTATTGTTCTCACGACTCAAGCGGTGCTAGTGGAGAAGATCAAGCAGCCTAAACCTGCGGTTCCTGAAGTTCCTGGCATACCCACTTCATAA